A portion of the Anthonomus grandis grandis chromosome 7, icAntGran1.3, whole genome shotgun sequence genome contains these proteins:
- the LOC126738815 gene encoding non-structural maintenance of chromosomes element 3 homolog codes for MSQKRLKRSTQASQREHLTQQTLEETFAEVTDPVEAANNIVRYIIIRAGEIKHFTKSEFVSKCIGKPGGKFEEIMNIVRKTLRTVYGYNIILCDKLKTKHYIVTSVLPAIKDPSENIEVKVPEDINKVLLLLVLSHIFMANGEVSDVSLFSFLKHINIDVDLRHPLFGDAKEYINKVLVEQEYLVVKIDDLSRKHTFKWGARAETEISKMAILKFVCKMFKDRQPSSWVNQYKIASEQPFENYQEGGMDTVEPEM; via the exons ATGTCTCAAAAAAGATTGAAAAGAAGTACACAGGCTTCCCAAAGAGAACATCTAACCCAACAGACCCTTGAAGAAACTTTTGCTGAAGTAACTGATCCTGTAGAAGCTGCCAACAATATTGTTAGATACATTATTATTCGAGCAGgagaaattaaacattttacaaaatcCGAGTTTGTTAGTAAATGTATTGGAAAACCTGGTggtaaatttgaagaaattatgAACATAGTGAGAAAAACTTTGAGAACT GTCTAtggttataatataattttgtgtGATAAGTTAAAAACCAAACACTACATAGTAACCAGCGTCTTGCCAGCAATTAAAGATCCATCAGAAAATATAGAAGTAAAGGTTCCTGAAGATATCAATAAAGTTCTGCTGTTACTAGTTTTGTCACATATTTTTATGGCGAATGGTGAAGTCTCAGATG TTTCCCTCTTCTCGTTCCTCAAGCACATTAATATTGATGTTGACCTAAGACATCCCTTATTTGGCGACGCCAAAGAATATATTAACAAAGTATTAGTGGAACAGGAGTATTTAGTCGTAAAAATTGATGATCTTTCTAGAAAACATACTTTTAAGTGGGGCGCAAGGGCCGAAACTGAAATATCTAAAATGGCGATTTTGAAATTTGTGTGTAaa ATGTTCAAAGATAGACAACCCAGTTCCTGGgtaaatcaatataaaattgCCAGCGAGCAGCCATTCGAAAATTATCAAGAAGGTGGGATGGATACTGTAGAACCAGAGATGTAA